Proteins encoded by one window of Candidatus Zixiibacteriota bacterium:
- a CDS encoding fumarylacetoacetate hydrolase family protein yields MRAITVDKVNITPGKILCVGKNYLAHLREMGGSRPMPEPTIFMKPNSAIVSGANEVAIPAAHGVLHHEVELCFVISRTLSRASEQEAGDSISGWGVGIDFTLRDIQSAAKKAGGPWTISKGFDCAAVFGEFVTTGSDFDPLALDIKLSLNGNIRQSANTGQMIFSPAEVVSFVSRFMTIDAGDLFMTGTPEGVGEVKDGDKIDAEISGLPPLKFAILRP; encoded by the coding sequence ATGCGCGCAATTACAGTGGACAAAGTGAATATCACACCCGGCAAGATTCTCTGTGTCGGCAAGAACTATTTGGCACACCTACGCGAAATGGGAGGCTCAAGACCGATGCCGGAGCCGACGATCTTCATGAAGCCGAATTCAGCTATAGTCAGCGGCGCGAATGAAGTCGCGATACCCGCCGCTCATGGCGTCCTGCATCACGAAGTCGAACTCTGTTTCGTCATCTCCCGCACGCTGAGCAGAGCATCCGAGCAGGAGGCTGGAGATTCCATATCCGGCTGGGGTGTCGGCATCGATTTCACTCTCAGGGATATCCAGAGTGCGGCAAAGAAAGCCGGCGGACCGTGGACAATATCCAAGGGTTTCGACTGCGCAGCGGTATTTGGTGAGTTTGTCACTACCGGTTCTGATTTCGATCCGTTGGCACTCGATATCAAGCTGTCATTGAACGGCAATATCCGTCAGTCTGCGAACACCGGTCAGATGATCTTCTCGCCAGCCGAAGTGGTCAGCTTTGTATCCCGATTCATGACCATCGATGCAGGCGATCTATTCATGACCGGGACACCCGAAGGTGTTGGAGAAGTGAAAGATGGCGACAAGATCGATGCCGAGATTTCCGGATTGCCTCCGTTGAAATTCGCAATTTTGAGACCATGA
- a CDS encoding rubredoxin, with protein MVDHSSARKHICMVCGWIYDPEEGFPENGIEPGTPFEDLPEAFFCPVCAATKEHFSPI; from the coding sequence ATGGTTGATCATAGCTCCGCTAGAAAACATATATGCATGGTCTGCGGCTGGATATATGATCCAGAGGAGGGCTTTCCGGAAAATGGAATCGAACCGGGAACTCCATTCGAAGACCTGCCCGAGGCATTCTTCTGCCCGGTCTGTGCGGCGACCAAGGAGCATTTCTCACCAATTTAG
- a CDS encoding ferritin family protein — translation MSSVEKSVLDGLSRGIQAELSAYVFYKKALDNTRDKKVKEILSWLAGEEREHYRLLERQYDNLVRSELWVAYNDIMLKEGLPDIDERTDEIHDELIDEVDENMTAKRILEIGLILETRARDLYTELGKQVTDPKGKETYAYLVRFETGHIAKIETMMKDLGLV, via the coding sequence ATGTCATCGGTTGAGAAGAGCGTGCTTGACGGACTCAGCAGAGGAATTCAGGCAGAGCTATCAGCGTATGTCTTTTACAAGAAGGCGCTTGATAATACCAGAGACAAGAAAGTGAAAGAGATATTGAGCTGGCTGGCGGGCGAAGAGAGAGAACACTACCGGCTATTGGAACGGCAGTACGACAACCTGGTTAGATCAGAACTGTGGGTCGCATATAACGACATCATGCTCAAAGAAGGCCTGCCGGATATCGATGAGAGAACCGACGAGATCCATGATGAACTTATCGACGAGGTCGATGAAAATATGACCGCAAAGAGAATTCTCGAAATCGGACTGATTCTAGAGACGCGAGCACGTGATCTCTACACCGAACTCGGGAAACAGGTCACAGATCCCAAAGGCAAGGAGACCTACGCATATCTCGTTCGCTTCGAGACAGGTCACATCGCCAAAATCGAAACGATGATGAAAGACCTTGGGTTAGTGTAG
- a CDS encoding MmgE/PrpD family protein translates to MEKTISRRLAEFAHKLKYEDIDPESVRHAKRFLFDTLGCALGGHRAEDCKISLGVIEKLGGTPESTLIATGFKTNAYMAALANALMVRVMDYNDIYWKEDPSHPSDIIPAALAVGEREGCSGKDLIVGIIIGHEIEMRLCEYVTPGIRERGWHHATLTQLVSPLVAGKMLGLDVDQLTNATGISGCHNFTLGAVAAGKLTMMKNTVDPMATQSGVLAALLAENGYIGTEAIYEGKEGFCQQMGEGYKPEVLFDGLGKNFKIKDCSFKAFPTEFLTQSPVTAALKLIKENDIKWEDVSAVTVHTIHRAVDILADPSKYHPTSKETADHSMPYCVGAAIMDRMVTPLQFKEERIADPQLIDLIQKIKVVADDKLEAEFPELQPSVVDIETSTGETFTQRVDYAKGDPRETMTDSDLMVKFYGLTADFLPENRRKMIRDMVYDLEKVRSIEELMRALIV, encoded by the coding sequence ATGGAGAAGACAATTTCGAGGCGGCTCGCAGAGTTCGCCCACAAGCTCAAGTACGAAGATATCGACCCCGAGTCAGTTCGACATGCCAAGAGATTTCTGTTTGATACTCTTGGATGCGCACTCGGTGGACACCGCGCCGAGGATTGTAAGATATCATTGGGGGTTATCGAGAAGCTCGGCGGCACACCGGAATCAACGCTGATTGCCACCGGATTCAAGACCAATGCATACATGGCCGCTCTGGCAAACGCGCTGATGGTCCGCGTGATGGATTACAATGACATTTACTGGAAAGAGGACCCGTCGCATCCGTCAGATATTATCCCGGCGGCACTGGCTGTCGGGGAGCGCGAGGGATGCTCCGGCAAGGATCTGATAGTCGGAATCATAATCGGCCACGAAATCGAAATGCGACTCTGCGAATATGTCACCCCCGGCATTCGCGAAAGAGGATGGCACCACGCGACACTCACACAATTAGTTTCGCCGCTCGTGGCGGGAAAAATGCTCGGACTTGATGTCGATCAACTCACGAACGCCACCGGCATATCGGGATGTCACAACTTCACTCTCGGTGCAGTCGCTGCAGGCAAACTTACGATGATGAAGAATACCGTCGATCCTATGGCGACTCAGTCCGGCGTGTTGGCAGCCCTTCTTGCCGAAAACGGCTACATCGGAACTGAAGCCATTTATGAGGGAAAAGAAGGCTTCTGTCAGCAGATGGGCGAAGGCTATAAGCCGGAAGTCCTTTTCGACGGGCTCGGGAAGAACTTCAAGATCAAGGATTGTTCCTTCAAGGCATTCCCGACAGAATTTCTGACACAATCACCCGTGACTGCGGCTCTGAAGCTCATCAAAGAGAATGACATCAAGTGGGAGGATGTCTCTGCCGTTACCGTGCACACCATTCACCGGGCAGTCGACATTCTGGCCGATCCGAGCAAGTATCATCCGACCAGCAAGGAGACTGCCGATCACTCGATGCCGTATTGCGTCGGTGCGGCGATCATGGATCGCATGGTTACGCCTCTGCAGTTCAAGGAAGAACGTATCGCGGATCCTCAGTTGATTGATCTCATTCAGAAGATCAAAGTTGTCGCTGACGATAAGCTCGAAGCCGAATTCCCGGAACTTCAGCCGTCGGTCGTCGACATAGAAACCAGCACGGGCGAAACTTTCACACAGAGAGTCGACTACGCGAAAGGCGATCCTCGCGAGACTATGACAGATAGCGACCTCATGGTCAAGTTCTACGGTCTGACTGCCGATTTCCTGCCGGAGAACAGGCGCAAGATGATCCGGGACATGGTCTATGATCTGGAAAAAGTTCGATCGATTGAGGAACTCATGAGGGCGCTCATTGTATAG
- a CDS encoding TIGR01777 family oxidoreductase, with the protein MSRILIAGSSGLVGTALTEQLLLQGDLVTCLIRRPSPTPSGSQSSLWNPYEKKIDLDEIDGHDTIICLSGAAISDSRWTDRRMQVLVDSRVKPTAYLSETIARLRRIPNVFLVASAVGFYGNMAPDMTADEQSHAGEGFLADLCKLWENSTSAAEAAGIRTVHLRFGIILTPDAGALAKMLPMFRKGLGGKIGSGRQMMSWITLDDAVRAIIHVINEPSLTGPVNIVSPNAVSNAEFSHLLGKILGKPAVASLPAVAARLLFGKMADETILSSQNVIPRKLLESGFEFDTPELESALESLLR; encoded by the coding sequence ATGTCGCGAATTTTGATAGCCGGATCGAGCGGCCTGGTCGGAACAGCACTGACTGAACAGCTCCTCTTGCAGGGAGACTTAGTTACCTGCCTGATTCGCAGGCCATCGCCCACCCCCTCCGGCTCACAATCCTCTCTCTGGAATCCATACGAGAAAAAGATCGACCTCGATGAAATTGACGGACATGATACCATTATCTGCCTATCTGGAGCGGCCATCTCAGACTCGCGCTGGACCGACAGAAGAATGCAGGTACTGGTCGACAGTCGAGTAAAGCCGACAGCCTATCTTTCAGAGACAATCGCCCGACTACGCCGGATACCGAACGTCTTTCTGGTAGCATCAGCCGTTGGCTTCTACGGGAATATGGCTCCTGATATGACTGCAGATGAACAAAGCCACGCCGGAGAGGGCTTTCTTGCGGATCTCTGCAAACTGTGGGAAAATTCGACCTCGGCTGCTGAAGCCGCAGGCATTCGCACAGTGCATCTGCGCTTCGGGATCATCCTGACTCCAGACGCTGGAGCGCTTGCGAAGATGCTGCCGATGTTCAGGAAGGGTCTCGGCGGCAAGATCGGTTCCGGTAGACAGATGATGAGCTGGATCACATTAGATGACGCTGTTAGGGCGATCATCCACGTAATTAATGAGCCGAGCCTGACCGGACCAGTCAACATTGTCTCCCCCAACGCAGTCTCGAATGCCGAGTTTTCGCACTTGCTCGGCAAAATCCTCGGCAAACCGGCAGTTGCTTCCCTTCCAGCGGTCGCCGCCCGCCTGCTATTCGGCAAAATGGCTGACGAGACTATTCTTTCGAGCCAGAATGTAATTCCTCGAAAACTACTCGAATCAGGATTCGAGTTCGATACACCTGAATTGGAGTCGGCTCTGGAGAGTCTCCTTCGTTAG
- a CDS encoding PEP-CTERM sorting domain-containing protein, with translation MRKLTRIAVALLMVFAISGTANAWFLDFEDGLGQDQVPIASSIPGLQFTTTDGYDWIYGDATTGNWNVSNNLGDIWGSGNYNMEGYVFAFLGTSQGSGRIDFLNQDGSFFTTGYSSQSDFFVEAYDVNDNLISSASGAANTDDFGGSSLDYLTVSSAMNDIAYVMVHDTGNYWLTDNMSGDASGVPDDTIPEPATLLLLGAGLLAGGIARRKARK, from the coding sequence ATGAGAAAGCTCACGAGAATCGCCGTAGCACTGCTGATGGTTTTCGCGATCAGCGGAACTGCCAATGCATGGTTCCTCGATTTCGAGGATGGACTGGGTCAGGATCAGGTTCCTATCGCAAGTTCGATCCCGGGCCTTCAGTTTACGACCACCGACGGTTATGACTGGATCTACGGTGACGCCACTACCGGCAACTGGAACGTTTCCAACAACCTTGGTGATATCTGGGGTAGCGGTAACTACAACATGGAAGGTTACGTATTTGCATTCCTCGGCACCAGCCAGGGATCTGGTCGTATCGACTTTTTGAATCAGGATGGCTCATTCTTCACGACCGGCTACAGCTCTCAGTCAGACTTCTTTGTTGAAGCTTATGATGTGAACGACAACCTGATTTCTTCGGCATCAGGTGCGGCGAACACAGACGATTTCGGTGGCTCTTCGCTCGATTACCTGACTGTGTCGTCCGCGATGAATGACATTGCTTACGTCATGGTTCATGACACTGGCAACTACTGGTTGACCGACAACATGTCTGGTGACGCCTCTGGCGTTCCGGATGATACCATTCCTGAGCCGGCCACTCTGCTCCTTCTTGGCGCTGGTCTGCTCGCTGGTGGTATTGCCCGTCGCAAAGCTCGCAAATAA